A single genomic interval of Helianthus annuus cultivar XRQ/B chromosome 13, HanXRQr2.0-SUNRISE, whole genome shotgun sequence harbors:
- the LOC118485755 gene encoding protein FAR1-RELATED SEQUENCE 5-like: MRTLYGGFDKVGATKVDFKNFKRDLNRYIAEYDADMVIKRLRRKKEFMPNFSMEYLTTADGVLRALFWADGDTTRNFHMFGDVVSFDATYRRNKYNMMFVPFTGVDNHYRNVTLGAAIIGNETAETYSWLLNAFWQAFGRAPPVIITDQDPAMRKAIQDTWPESRHRLCMWHIMDKLTTKVGANLCNSTDFKKRLCDIVWTDALLPEQFETEWGVILADFDLVNHEWLQSIYQIRDTWIPVYYRDEHMSGLMRTSSRSESENHFFGQFL, translated from the exons ATGAGGACTCTTTATGGAGGTTTTGATAAGGTAGGTGCCACTAAAGTTGACTTCAAAAACTTCAAGAGAGACTTAAATAGGTATATAGCTGAGTACGATGCTGACATGGTTATCAAACGCCTAAGAAGGAAGAAAGAATTTATGCCCAATTTCTCTATGGAATACCTAACAACTGCCGATGGCGTTTTACGTGCGTTGTTCTGGGCCGATGGTGATACAACGAGAAATTTTCATATGTTTGGGGATGTTGTGTCCTTCGATGCTACTTATCGTCGTAACAA gtaCAATATGATGTTTGTACCTTTTACCGGCGTTGACAATCACTATCGTAATGTTACCTTGGGTGCTGCTATAATAGGTAATGAAACTGCCGAAACATATAGCTGGTTGCTTAACGCATTTTGGCAGGCATTTGGGCGCGCACCACCTGTGATTATAACTGATCAAGACCCAGCGATGAGGAAAGCTATTCAAGATACTTGGCCTGAAAGTAGGCACAGGCTTTGCATGTGGCATATAATGGACAAACTTACTACCaag GTTGGCGCCAACCTATGCAATAGCACCGATTTTAAGAAGAGGTTGTGTGATATTGTTTGGACTGATGCATTACTACCAGAACAGTTTGAAACTGAATGGGGTGTTATATTGGCTGATTTTGATTTGGTGAATCATGAATGGTTACAGTCAATTTATCAGATTAGGGATACATGGATCCCTGTGTACTATCGTGATGAACACATGTCTGGGCTGATGCGTACTTCATCACGTTCGGAGAGTGAGAACCATTTCTTTGGGCAGtttttgtaa